One Oryza sativa Japonica Group chromosome 8, ASM3414082v1 DNA window includes the following coding sequences:
- the LOC4346088 gene encoding ras-related protein RABA5c gives MGDESEGETEEYLFKVVIIGDSAVGKSNLLSRYARNEFNLHSKATIGVEFQTQSMDINGKDVKAQIWDTAGQERFRAVTSAYYRGAFGALLVYDISRRSTFDNVGRWLQELNTHSDTTVAKMLVGNKCDLDNIREVPVEEGKALAEAEGLFFMETSALDSTNVRTAFEIVIKEIYSNVSRKILNSDSYKAELSLNRVSIEGDSKDDQKQSNRFGCC, from the exons atggGGGACGAGTCGGAGGGGGAGACGGAGGAGTACCTGTTCAAGGTGGTGATCATCGGGGACAGCGCGGTGGGGAAGAGCAACCTGCTGTCCCGCTACGCCCGCAACGAGTTCAATCTCCACTCCAAGGCCACCATCGGCGTCGAGTTCCAGACGCAGAGCATGGACATCAACGGCAAGGACGTCAAGGCCCAGATCTGGGACACCGCCGGCCAGGAGCGCTTCCGCGCCGTCACCTCCGCCTACTACCGCGGCGCCTTCGGCGCCCTCCTCGTCTACGACATCTCCCGCCGCTCCACCTTCGACAACGTCGGTCGCTGGCTCCAAGAACTCAACA CACATTCGGACACGACTGTAGCCAAGATGTTGGTGGGCAACAAGTGTGATCTGGATAATATCCGTGAAGTGCCGGTAGAGGAAGGCAAAGCACTTGCTGAAGCTGAAGGGCTGTTCTTCATGGAGACCTCTGCTCTGGACTCGACAAACGTGAGGACAGCTTTCGAGATCGTAATCAAGGAGATCTACAGCAACGTGAGCAGGAAGATCTTGAATTCGGACTCCTACAAGGCGGAGCTATCCCTCAATAGGGTAAGCATTGAGGGTGATTCGAAGGATGATCAGAAACAGTCAAACCGGTTTGGATGTTGCTAG